The following proteins come from a genomic window of Microbacterium lemovicicum:
- a CDS encoding MDR family MFS transporter: protein MTLSPLRLRLLVASLLVVSFLGALDHTVVSTSLATIAGELGALEQLSWIMVGYTLSATVMLPVLGKLGDVIGPRRVFVASLVLFVAASLACGFAPSMGWLIAARVVQGVSSAGIQLMSQTIIARVTSPRERPRYMAIIGAAFPIAIVVGPVLGGLITDFWGWQWVFWINVPVGIVALTLALIAVPHLPGGAHPRFDVAGSVVFTLSLVALVLAVTWVGEETLLLSALVHFAVAAAGFVVFFVIEVRADAPIIPLHLLRNRTILACLGLSAIIGAGLFATTSYLPTYFQMAYRTSATVSGLVPIATVLGMLVANLLTGYLVSRSGRYRPYPIIGTALSAGGLLVMALLPPGAPLWVPMIVMAVVGMGTGGFMNLVFALVQSSAPASDLGAVTATTNLVRQVASTLGTAVVGGVLGFGVAALLPSTLDAATLTPKAVHAASPEVQDAVALIYHDVFSPIFLALAAVYALGIVAAVALPGGRLSDETPATVPDPQTQSV from the coding sequence ATGACTCTGTCTCCTCTGCGCCTGCGGCTTCTCGTCGCCTCCCTCCTCGTGGTGTCGTTCCTCGGCGCCCTCGACCACACCGTCGTGTCCACCTCGCTCGCCACCATCGCGGGCGAGCTGGGCGCGCTCGAGCAGCTCAGCTGGATCATGGTCGGCTACACGCTGTCGGCCACCGTCATGCTGCCCGTGCTCGGCAAGCTCGGCGACGTCATCGGCCCCCGGCGGGTCTTCGTCGCCTCGCTCGTGCTCTTCGTGGCGGCCTCCCTCGCCTGCGGGTTCGCGCCCAGCATGGGCTGGCTCATCGCCGCACGCGTCGTGCAGGGCGTCAGCTCCGCGGGCATCCAGCTGATGTCGCAGACGATCATCGCCCGGGTGACCAGCCCCCGGGAGCGGCCGCGGTACATGGCGATCATCGGCGCCGCCTTCCCGATCGCGATCGTCGTCGGGCCCGTGCTCGGCGGCCTGATCACCGACTTCTGGGGCTGGCAGTGGGTGTTCTGGATCAACGTGCCCGTGGGCATCGTCGCCCTCACCCTCGCCCTCATCGCGGTGCCGCATCTGCCCGGCGGCGCACACCCGCGGTTCGACGTCGCCGGATCCGTCGTGTTCACCCTCTCGCTCGTCGCCCTGGTGCTGGCCGTGACGTGGGTCGGAGAAGAGACGCTGCTCCTCTCGGCGCTCGTGCACTTCGCCGTCGCGGCGGCGGGTTTCGTGGTGTTCTTCGTCATCGAGGTGCGCGCCGACGCGCCGATCATCCCCCTGCATCTGCTGCGCAACCGGACGATCCTCGCGTGCCTGGGCCTCTCGGCGATCATCGGGGCGGGCCTGTTCGCCACCACGTCCTACCTGCCGACGTACTTCCAGATGGCGTACCGCACCAGCGCGACCGTGTCCGGGCTCGTGCCCATCGCGACGGTGCTGGGCATGCTCGTGGCCAACCTGCTCACCGGCTACCTGGTGAGCCGATCCGGGCGCTACCGCCCCTATCCGATCATCGGCACGGCGCTGAGCGCCGGCGGTCTTCTGGTGATGGCCCTGCTGCCGCCGGGCGCGCCCCTGTGGGTGCCGATGATCGTCATGGCCGTCGTCGGCATGGGCACGGGCGGGTTCATGAACCTCGTCTTCGCCCTCGTGCAGAGCTCCGCCCCGGCGTCGGACCTCGGCGCCGTGACGGCGACGACCAACCTCGTCCGGCAGGTCGCGTCCACGCTGGGCACCGCCGTGGTCGGCGGCGTCCTGGGGTTCGGCGTGGCGGCGCTGCTGCCGTCGACCCTGGATGCTGCGACCCTCACCCCGAAGGCCGTGCACGCCGCCTCGCCCGAGGTGCAGGACGCGGTGGCGCTGATCTACCACGACGTGTTCTCGCCGATCTTCCTCGCCCTCGCCGCCGTGTACGCGCTGGGCATCGTCGCGGCGGTCGCCCTCCCCGGCGGACGGCTCAGCGACGAGACCCCGGCCACCGTTCCCGACCCGCAGACGCAGTCGGTCTGA
- a CDS encoding fumarylacetoacetate hydrolase family protein, translated as MRIGRWNGPDGIGEGIILDDRVIAFPDGVTVADVLARGLDEALRLGRAVEAEQGVPRDAVELLAPLVPASIRDFVAFEEHVEGISASVDGASEVVPEWYQLPTFYFTNPHSVRASGEVVDVPETARLDFELELAVVIGAVPGSDGANLDVEAAASHIFGYTVMNDWSARDLQAREMKVRLGPAKGKDFATTLGPWIVTADEFADRLDGDGFLPLHAEVSINGERVGEDRISNMGWPFPELVAYAARNSVVRPGDVLGSGTVGNGGCLGELWGRSGELSPPPLEPGDEVRMVIEGVGEIVNTVGQRVPAPPIPAARKRPRNR; from the coding sequence GTGAGGATCGGACGCTGGAACGGGCCCGACGGCATCGGCGAGGGGATCATCCTCGACGACCGGGTCATCGCCTTCCCCGACGGTGTGACCGTCGCCGACGTGCTGGCCCGCGGCCTCGACGAGGCCCTGCGCCTCGGCCGGGCCGTCGAGGCGGAGCAGGGCGTCCCGCGCGACGCGGTCGAGCTGCTCGCCCCTCTCGTGCCGGCCTCCATCCGCGACTTCGTGGCCTTCGAGGAGCACGTCGAGGGCATCAGCGCCTCGGTCGACGGCGCCAGCGAGGTCGTCCCGGAGTGGTACCAGCTGCCCACGTTCTACTTCACCAACCCGCACAGCGTCCGCGCCAGCGGCGAGGTCGTGGACGTGCCGGAGACCGCTCGTCTGGACTTCGAGCTGGAGCTCGCCGTCGTCATCGGCGCCGTGCCGGGATCCGACGGTGCCAACCTCGACGTCGAGGCCGCGGCATCCCACATCTTCGGCTACACCGTGATGAACGACTGGTCGGCTCGCGACCTCCAGGCCCGTGAGATGAAGGTGCGTCTCGGTCCTGCGAAGGGCAAGGACTTCGCCACGACCCTCGGGCCGTGGATCGTCACGGCCGACGAGTTCGCGGATCGCCTCGACGGCGACGGCTTCCTTCCGCTGCACGCCGAGGTGAGCATCAACGGCGAGCGGGTGGGGGAGGACCGCATCTCGAACATGGGATGGCCCTTCCCGGAGCTCGTGGCCTACGCCGCGCGCAACTCCGTCGTGCGTCCGGGTGACGTGCTCGGTTCGGGCACGGTCGGCAACGGCGGATGCCTCGGCGAGCTGTGGGGACGAAGCGGCGAGCTGAGCCCGCCGCCTCTGGAGCCCGGTGACGAGGTGCGGATGGTCATCGAGGGCGTCGGCGAGATCGTCAACACGGTCGGGCAGCGCGTGCCGGCCCCGCCGATCCCGGCCGCCCGGAAGCGTCCGCGCAACCGGTGA
- a CDS encoding amidohydrolase family protein, with the protein MSAQHPTVDVHAHVLLPGLHAEVERRAPEEVAAAADLERRRNGIESMKVSGPMVGSRIPKLTDVRERLASMDAQGIDRQWVSVSPNHFYPWAGEGLAGWVAGETNRLVAEHVGQAPDRLTGLGVVPLQHPAHIVEYLDDAVLGRGLAGVEISSFAGDVELSDERLEPFWARAAELGCVVFLHPFGCSLDERLDRFYLANTVGQPTENAVALSHLIFSGVLDRHPRLKIVAAHGGGYLPFAIGRSDHAWRVRPDARRCEHEPSTYLRKLWFDTVVHDPMALRHLVEVAGGSRVLLGSDFPFDMGSEDPLGFVRSAGLPSEIVERIAGANALSLVEDRVHA; encoded by the coding sequence GTGAGCGCGCAGCATCCCACCGTCGACGTGCACGCGCACGTCCTCCTTCCGGGCCTGCACGCCGAGGTCGAGCGCCGCGCGCCCGAGGAGGTCGCCGCGGCGGCCGACCTGGAGCGCCGCCGCAACGGCATCGAGAGCATGAAGGTCTCGGGTCCCATGGTCGGGTCCCGCATACCGAAGCTCACCGACGTGCGCGAGCGCCTGGCATCCATGGACGCCCAGGGCATCGACCGCCAGTGGGTCAGCGTGTCGCCGAACCACTTCTACCCGTGGGCGGGCGAGGGCCTGGCCGGATGGGTCGCGGGGGAGACGAACCGCCTCGTCGCCGAGCACGTCGGCCAGGCGCCCGACCGGCTCACCGGACTCGGGGTCGTGCCGCTGCAGCATCCGGCGCACATCGTCGAGTACCTCGATGACGCCGTGCTCGGTCGCGGACTCGCCGGGGTGGAGATCTCCTCGTTCGCGGGCGACGTCGAGCTGTCCGACGAGCGCCTCGAGCCGTTCTGGGCCCGCGCGGCGGAGCTCGGCTGCGTCGTGTTCCTGCACCCGTTCGGCTGCTCGCTGGACGAGCGCCTCGACCGGTTCTACCTCGCCAACACGGTGGGTCAGCCGACGGAGAACGCCGTCGCGCTGTCGCACCTCATCTTCTCCGGCGTGCTCGACCGTCACCCGCGCCTCAAGATCGTCGCGGCGCACGGCGGCGGCTACCTGCCGTTCGCGATCGGCCGCTCCGACCACGCGTGGCGCGTGCGCCCCGACGCGCGGCGCTGCGAGCACGAGCCCTCGACCTACCTGCGCAAGCTCTGGTTCGACACGGTCGTGCACGACCCGATGGCGCTGCGCCACCTCGTGGAGGTCGCCGGCGGGTCCCGGGTGCTGCTGGGCAGCGACTTCCCGTTCGACATGGGCTCGGAGGACCCGCTCGGCTTCGTCCGCAGCGCGGGCCTGCCGAGCGAGATCGTCGAGCGGATCGCCGGCGCCAACGCGCTGTCCCTGGTGGAAGACCGGGTGCACGCGTGA
- a CDS encoding FAD-dependent monooxygenase translates to MTAVTTVAIAGTGVAGLAAAIQLARGGVAVDVFEAKSEPSTQGSGISLQGNALRVFDALGAWDDIRAAGYPFEGLNLRAPGPGAPIVAELPDVKTGGPDYPAAMGMPRADLTRILLDHAQRAGATVRFGAKVTGVETDDDGVEVFVGGESAGRYDLLVGADGLNSHVRQLIGIETKPEPTGMGIWRTFVSRPASVERSELYYGGPMFIAGYTPTGEDSMYAFLVEKAEDRFGISDEDATRIMLDESRAYDGPWNDIRADLAEGAHANYTWFTKHIIDGEWNRGRAVVIGDAAHSCPPTIAQGAAQGLEDAVVLTELLLARDAVDQGLWDEFHARRVPRARAVVEASVQLGQWQLDGVRDADVPGLMFGIARQMAVPA, encoded by the coding sequence ATGACCGCAGTCACCACCGTCGCGATCGCCGGCACCGGCGTCGCCGGCCTTGCCGCCGCGATCCAGCTCGCCAGGGGCGGCGTCGCCGTCGACGTCTTCGAGGCCAAGAGCGAGCCGTCCACCCAGGGGTCGGGCATCTCGCTCCAGGGCAACGCCCTCCGCGTCTTCGACGCGCTCGGCGCGTGGGACGACATCCGTGCCGCCGGCTACCCGTTCGAGGGTCTGAACCTGCGCGCCCCCGGCCCCGGAGCCCCGATCGTCGCCGAGCTCCCCGACGTGAAGACCGGCGGACCGGATTACCCGGCCGCCATGGGGATGCCGCGGGCCGACCTCACCCGGATCCTCCTCGACCACGCGCAGCGCGCGGGCGCCACCGTGCGCTTCGGCGCGAAGGTCACCGGCGTCGAGACCGACGACGACGGTGTGGAGGTCTTCGTGGGCGGCGAGTCCGCCGGCCGCTACGACCTCCTCGTCGGCGCGGACGGGCTCAACTCGCACGTGCGTCAGCTCATCGGCATCGAGACCAAGCCCGAGCCGACCGGCATGGGCATCTGGCGCACCTTCGTGTCGCGTCCGGCCTCCGTCGAGCGCAGCGAGCTGTACTACGGCGGCCCGATGTTCATCGCGGGGTACACGCCCACCGGCGAGGACAGCATGTACGCGTTCCTCGTCGAAAAGGCGGAGGACCGTTTCGGCATCAGCGACGAGGACGCCACGCGCATCATGCTCGACGAGTCCCGCGCCTACGACGGACCGTGGAACGACATCCGCGCCGATCTCGCCGAGGGCGCCCACGCCAACTACACCTGGTTCACGAAGCACATCATCGACGGGGAGTGGAACCGCGGCCGGGCCGTCGTCATCGGCGACGCCGCGCACAGCTGCCCTCCGACGATCGCCCAGGGTGCCGCGCAGGGCCTGGAGGACGCCGTCGTGCTCACCGAGCTTCTGCTCGCCCGCGATGCTGTCGACCAGGGTCTGTGGGACGAATTCCACGCCCGCCGCGTGCCCCGCGCCCGCGCCGTCGTGGAGGCGTCGGTGCAGCTCGGCCAGTGGCAGCTCGACGGCGTCCGCGACGCCGACGTGCCCGGCCTCATGTTCGGCATTGCCCGTCAGATGGCGGTGCCGGCGTGA
- a CDS encoding cyclase family protein, whose amino-acid sequence MTGPSENPADLDRSNPEAEIGARAEAYRNWGRWGEDDVLGTLNLIDPAHRVAAAGLVQEGRVISLAQSFDTNGPQKGWRRRTNPVHTMTDTGTDAERANQGFPHGIGGADDVISMPLQCSTQWDGLGHIFDHGFAWNGRRAGDVVTSEGDLVTGIEHAASVIVSRGVLLDVGRHLQPETGELADGYAITAADLEACAAAEGVTIGRGDIVLVRTGQLARTRRDGWGDYAGGPAPGLSLTTAGWLHRTEIAAIATDTWGFEVRPNEFDAPAFQPLHQVVIPNMGLTIGEMWDLDELAEACASSGRYEFLLSAAPLPITGAVGSPINPVAVL is encoded by the coding sequence GTGACCGGGCCGTCGGAGAACCCCGCCGACCTCGACCGGTCGAACCCCGAGGCCGAGATCGGCGCCCGCGCCGAGGCCTACCGCAACTGGGGCCGGTGGGGCGAGGACGACGTGCTCGGCACGCTCAACCTCATCGATCCCGCTCACCGCGTGGCCGCGGCAGGGCTCGTGCAGGAGGGGCGGGTGATCTCCCTCGCGCAGTCGTTCGACACGAACGGGCCTCAGAAGGGATGGCGCCGCCGCACGAATCCGGTGCACACCATGACAGACACGGGCACCGACGCGGAGCGCGCGAATCAGGGCTTCCCGCACGGCATCGGCGGCGCCGACGACGTGATCTCGATGCCGCTCCAGTGCTCCACGCAGTGGGACGGGCTCGGCCACATCTTCGACCACGGCTTCGCCTGGAACGGCCGTCGCGCCGGTGACGTCGTGACGAGCGAGGGCGACCTCGTGACGGGCATCGAGCACGCGGCATCCGTCATCGTCTCCCGCGGTGTGCTGCTGGATGTCGGGCGTCACCTGCAGCCCGAGACCGGCGAGCTCGCCGACGGCTACGCGATCACCGCGGCCGACCTCGAGGCCTGCGCCGCGGCGGAGGGCGTGACCATCGGCCGCGGCGACATCGTGCTCGTGCGCACCGGACAGCTCGCGCGCACGCGCCGCGACGGCTGGGGTGACTACGCGGGCGGACCCGCCCCCGGCCTCTCCCTCACCACCGCCGGCTGGCTGCACCGCACGGAGATCGCGGCGATCGCGACCGACACGTGGGGCTTCGAGGTGCGTCCGAACGAGTTCGACGCACCCGCGTTCCAGCCCCTGCACCAGGTGGTGATCCCCAACATGGGGCTCACCATCGGCGAGATGTGGGACCTCGACGAGCTCGCCGAGGCCTGCGCCTCGTCGGGCCGGTACGAGTTCCTGCTGTCGGCAGCGCCGCTGCCCATCACCGGCGCCGTCGGCTCGCCCATCAACCCGGTCGCCGTCCTCTGA
- a CDS encoding fumarylacetoacetate hydrolase family protein: MTSTGLTAPFALARYRDGADARLGLVAGDRIRPLDADALGAADLNSFLAAPDWDRLASLASAEEGGWMPLADVTLTAPVQPRQVLQAGANYREHVIELVAAGLTQNSDRTPDEARAFAAKLMDDRKANGEPYFFIGLPACVVGDDVSLVLPSYSEVHDWELELAVVIGAEAFRVSKEDALDHVAGYTIVNDVTTRDLVFRKDMKEIGTDWYRAKNAPGFLPTGPFLVPASAVDGGNLTVTLELNGDVMQNGDTSDLLFDIAALVSGASQTMPLLPGDLLLTGSPAGNGQHWKRFLQDGDVMTGTISGLGTQVVRCVAEGAAQ, translated from the coding sequence ATGACTTCCACCGGACTCACCGCCCCCTTCGCGCTGGCCCGCTACCGGGACGGCGCCGACGCGCGTCTGGGCCTCGTGGCCGGCGACCGCATCCGTCCGCTCGACGCGGACGCCCTGGGCGCCGCCGACCTCAACTCCTTCCTCGCTGCTCCCGACTGGGACCGCCTCGCGTCGCTGGCGTCGGCGGAGGAGGGGGGATGGATGCCGCTGGCCGACGTCACCCTGACGGCTCCGGTGCAGCCGCGTCAGGTGCTGCAGGCCGGTGCCAACTATCGCGAGCACGTCATCGAGCTCGTCGCCGCGGGGCTGACCCAGAACAGCGACCGCACGCCCGACGAGGCGCGCGCCTTCGCGGCGAAGCTCATGGACGACCGCAAGGCCAATGGCGAGCCGTACTTCTTCATCGGCCTGCCGGCCTGCGTCGTCGGCGACGACGTGTCGCTGGTCCTGCCGTCCTACAGCGAGGTGCACGACTGGGAGCTCGAGCTCGCCGTCGTGATCGGCGCGGAGGCGTTCCGCGTGTCGAAGGAGGACGCGCTCGACCACGTCGCCGGCTACACGATCGTCAACGACGTCACCACCCGCGACCTCGTGTTCCGCAAGGACATGAAGGAGATCGGCACCGACTGGTACCGCGCGAAGAACGCGCCGGGCTTCCTGCCGACCGGGCCCTTCCTGGTGCCGGCGTCGGCCGTCGACGGCGGAAACCTCACGGTCACGCTGGAGCTGAACGGCGATGTCATGCAGAACGGCGACACCAGCGACCTGCTCTTCGACATCGCCGCGCTCGTGTCGGGCGCGTCGCAGACCATGCCCCTGCTGCCCGGCGACCTGCTCCTCACGGGCAGCCCCGCGGGCAACGGCCAGCACTGGAAGCGGTTCCTGCAGGACGGCGACGTCATGACCGGCACCATCAGCGGCCTCGGCACCCAGGTGGTCCGCTGCGTCGCGGAAGGCGCCGCGCAGTGA
- a CDS encoding VOC family protein, translating to MIKLLSHLSFVAITTPDVEASVEFYKTEVGLTEVAREDGKVYMRCWGDYYAYSVVVAPGDEPTLETMAWRTSSAEALEEAAKRVEAAGIQGEWIDGYKIGRAYRFTGPFGHDMTLHWDVERHQAPGHEASIFPDRPEKRSKIAGAPRQLDHVTVATQDVDAFVTWYVDVLGFRFMARTVLDEAPISVFSVLTTNEKSHDLGVVLDGSTRAGRINHYAFWVDTREELLIAADTLMENGIPIEYGPNIHGIGEQTFLYYREPSSLRIELNTGGYRNYVPDWEANTWKPSQGSNNMYRNGTMPMSMTESFPPADGPSATEEGVPDEIKDALLNPYRKQGQG from the coding sequence ATGATCAAGCTCCTCTCTCACCTGTCGTTCGTCGCCATCACCACTCCCGATGTGGAGGCCTCCGTCGAGTTCTACAAGACCGAGGTCGGACTCACCGAGGTCGCCCGCGAGGACGGCAAGGTCTACATGCGCTGCTGGGGCGACTACTACGCCTACTCGGTCGTCGTCGCCCCCGGCGACGAGCCCACCCTCGAGACGATGGCATGGCGCACCTCCAGCGCCGAGGCCCTCGAAGAGGCCGCCAAGCGCGTCGAGGCCGCCGGCATCCAGGGCGAGTGGATCGACGGCTACAAGATCGGCCGCGCCTACCGCTTCACCGGCCCCTTCGGTCACGACATGACGCTCCACTGGGACGTCGAGCGCCACCAGGCTCCCGGCCATGAGGCCTCGATCTTCCCGGACCGCCCCGAGAAGCGCTCGAAGATCGCCGGCGCCCCTCGTCAGCTCGACCACGTCACCGTCGCCACGCAGGACGTCGACGCGTTCGTGACCTGGTACGTCGACGTGCTCGGCTTCCGCTTCATGGCCCGCACCGTGCTCGACGAGGCGCCCATCTCGGTCTTCTCGGTGCTCACGACCAACGAGAAGTCGCACGACCTCGGCGTCGTGCTCGACGGCTCGACCCGCGCCGGCCGCATCAACCACTACGCCTTCTGGGTCGACACCCGCGAGGAGCTGCTCATCGCGGCCGACACCCTCATGGAGAACGGCATCCCGATCGAGTACGGCCCGAACATCCACGGCATCGGCGAGCAGACGTTCCTCTACTACCGCGAGCCCTCCTCGCTCCGGATCGAGCTGAACACCGGCGGCTACCGCAACTACGTCCCGGACTGGGAGGCCAACACCTGGAAGCCGTCGCAGGGATCGAACAACATGTACCGCAACGGCACCATGCCGATGTCGATGACCGAGTCGTTCCCGCCCGCCGACGGCCCCAGCGCCACGGAGGAGGGCGTCCCCGACGAGATCAAGGACGCGCTGCTCAACCCCTACCGCAAGCAGGGCCAGGGCTGA